TGCGCACCATGCCCAATACGCCGGTGCAGGTGCGCAAGGGCATTACCGGCGTCGTGCCTGGTCCCGATGTGACCGCCGAGGACCGCATCTCGATAGACGCGCTGTTCGCCGCCTCCGGCATGGTGGTCTGGCTGGACGAGGAAGCCCAGCTGGATGCGCTGACAGCGGTCTCCGGTTCCGGCCCGGCCTATGTCTTTCATATGGTTGAAGCGCTTGCCGCCGCCGGCAAGCGGCAGGGCCTGCCCGATGCCGTCGCCGAGCAACTCGCGCGGGGCACGATAATCGGGGCTGCGGCGCTGATGGATGCCGGCAACATTGCGCCGTCGGTGCTGCGGGAGAATGTCACCTCGCCCAAGGGCGCGACGGCGGCAGGCCTGGCTGTGCTGATGGGAGAGCCGGGACTGACGGACCTGATGGACCGAACGGTCAGCGCCACCCGCAAGCGCACCGAAGAACTCGGCCGCATCTAGCCTCGGCCCGGCAAGCAAAAGGGACGCATCACCTCCAAGTAGATGCGCCCCCTTGCTTCGTGCGCCTATGTTCAGGCGCTGGTCAGTTCGTCGGCGGCGGACTTCCCGGTCCGCTTGTCCTTGACGATCTCGTAGTTGACCTTCTGGCCTTCATCGAGACCATTGAGTCCCGAGCGCTGGACAGCGGAGATGTGGACGAATACGTCCGCCCCACCCTCGTCCGGCTGAATGAAGCCATAGCCTTTTTGGCCGTTGAACCACTTTACGGTGCCAGTTGCCATGATGCGCGTTCCCTCGTGCAGTCTGCTGGTAGGCAGTCGTGGCCACTATTGGCCGCGACCTTTAGTGATATCGAGTATCGGAAATTGACGTCAGCAGAGGCGAATGGAAGTTCGCATAATCAGATCAGTCGGCCGCAATATTCGATCCACCGATCTTAGCGCCAAAAGAAATGCCGTTCAATATCTCTAAGGCCACGACAAAAAGCCCGGCGGGAACACTGTTCTCGTCGGGGGAAATGCAAACGTCGTCAAGTATTTACGCCTGATCAGGCAACCCGGCGCTGACGCGCGATGGAATGGCCGTGCAACGAGTGTCAGCCGTATCCAGTGGCGTCGTGTCACAAATCCGTGAGGCACGTAACTGCACAAAGGTACGACAGCGCAAAACTGACTGGTGGAAAGATCGATCCTGCAAACCAGAGCATGGCGGGTGCTGTGATGCGCTTGCAATCGGGCTGGAATTGCTGCACATCCCGGCGCGCCGGGGGATATGACCGGTCACCTCATAGAGATCATCGTCTTGACCAAGACGTCCTATACTTCGGGCGATGTGATCGCCGATCGCCGCGCCGACTATGCGCGGTCGCTCGCCCGCGATGGCGAGTTCGCGGCTGCCGCCGACCTCATGAGCCAGGCCCTTGAACTGGTGCCCGACTGGGCTGCGGGCTGGGATCTGCTGGGGGACTACCACGACCGGCAGGGCGACGTTGCCGGGGCGATATCGGCCTGGCGACATCTGGAAGCACTGGACGATGCCGGGGTCTTCGGTGCCCGGCTGAAACTGGCCGTGCATGGCGCCGGCCCGGCTGGCGAGGGCACGGCCGTGAGCTATGTCGAGGCGCTGTTTGACCAATATGCGCCGAAGTTCGAAAATTCTCTCGTCGGTCGGCTGGGCTATCGCGTGCCGGAGATGCTGGATGACCTGGTGGCCGCGGAAATGGCCCGTTTGGGCATTGACCGCTTTGCGCGCGGGCTCGACCTCGGCTGTGGGACCGGGCTGATGGGCGAGCGGCTGCGCGGCAAGGTTGGCCATCTCGAAGGCATCGATATTTCCGCTGCCATGATTGCCGAGACGGCCCGCAAGGGCATCTATGATCGTCTCGATAAAGCTGAATTGGTGGCGGCACTTAGCGCTCGCCGGGCGGATGCGGACTTGGTGACGGCGGCTGACGTCTTCATCTATTGCGGCGCGTTGCAGCCAGTGCTGGCGGCGCTGGTGCCGGCCTTGATGCCTGGTGGCTTGGTGGCCTTTTCGCTGGAGGCCCATGAGGGCGAGGAGGCGGTGTTCCTACGGCCGTCGCTGCGTTATGCGCATGGGATCAAGGCGACGCGCGATGCTGTGGTGCTGTCAGGGCTGGAAATCCTGCGGTTTGAGACCGTTGTGCTGCGGCTCGACCGCGGCGCGCCGATCAACGGCATCCTGGTCGTGGCCCGCAAACCGCCGATCGATGTCAGCGCCGCCAATGACGGCGCGGATGCAGGTGGGGATGTCGCGGCCTGAGCGATAGGCAGGATGGGGGGCAGCAGATAGGCTGGTTCGTCGCCATTTGAACACGACTGTGAACGCATAATGAATACGCTCCGCCACGATTTTCGCTCCGATACCGTCACCCGCCCCTCAGCAGGGATGCGCCAGGCCATGGCCGAGGCGGAGGTGGGCGATGACGTGTTCGGCGACGACCCCACCGTCAACCGGCTGGAGCAGCGGATGGCGGCCATGCTGGGCAAGGACGCGGCGATATATGTGTCGTCCGGCACGCTATCCAATCTGCTGGCCCTGATGAGCCATTGCGGTCGCGGCGATGAATTCATCGCCGGGCAGCATGCCCATTGTTACAAATACGAGGCGGGCGGCGCGGCCGTGCTCGGCTCGATCCAGCCGCAGCCGATTGCGCATCAGCCCGACGGTACGATGGATCTTGGTGACATCGAGGGTGCGATCAAGTCGGGTGACAGCCATTTTGCCACGACGCGGGTCATCGCGCTGGAGAACACCTTTGGCGGCAAGGTGCTGCCGATCAGCTATATGGCGGATGTCGCCGAGATTGCCGTGCGGCATGGGCTGGGGCTGCATCTGGATGGCGCGCGGGCGTTCAATGCCTGTGTGGCGCTGGACGCAGATATCAAGACCTTTACCGCGCCGTTCGACAGCGTCTCGATCTGCCTGTCCAAGGGGCTTGGCGCACCGATAGGCTCGGTACTGGTCGGCCGGCAGGACCTGATCGACAAGGCCCGCCGGCACCGCAAGATGCTGGGCGGTGGCCTGCGCCAGTCCGGCATTCTGGCCGCGGCTGGGCTTTATGCCCTCGATCACAATATCGACCGTCTGGGTGATGACCATCGCCGTGCCCGGCGGCTGGCGGAGGGTCTAGCCGTCCATCCGGACCTGCGTGTCACCATGCCCGATACCAATATCGTCTTTGTCGATATGGAGGCCGAGATCGGCCAGCGCTTTACCGATTTCCTCGGCTCACGCGGCATCGGCATCACCGGCCGCTATGGCCAGCAGCGCTGGGTGACCCATCTGGATGTGGACGATTCCGCAGTGGAGGGCGCACTGGCCGAAGTGGCTACGTTTTTCGCAAACGACCCTCGCTAGGCGGGGCGTGGCATGAGATCGGGACGTCGCTGAAAAGCGGCGCCCCGTTTTGTTTTTAGTCCGCGAAATAGCTCTGCAGCGAGCGGACGGTCAGATTGCCCTTTTGCAGCGCGACAATGCCTTCTACCGCGGCCAAAGCGCCGTCGATGGTGGTGTAATAGGGGATCTTGCCAAACAGGGCGGTGCGGCGGATGTCGCGGCTGTCGCTGATCGACTTCATGCCGTCGGTGGTGTTGATAACCAGCTGCACGCCGCCATTCTTCATCGAATCCACGATGTGCGGACGGCCCTCGAGCACCTTGTTGATCTTGGTGGCGGCAATGCCGTTGTCGACCAGGTAGCGCTGGGTGCCGCCGGTAGCCAGGATGGTGAAGCCGCCTTCGACGAGATGGCGGGCCATGTCGACGATATACTGCTTGTCCTGATCGCGCACCGAGATGAAAACAGCGCCGCTGGTGGGGACCTTGGAGCCGGCGCCGATCTGGGATTTGGCGAAGGCCATGGCAAAGTCGACATCAAGGCCGATGACCTCGCCGGTCGACTTCATTTCGGGGCCAAGCACGGTGTCGACGCCGGGGAAGCGGTTGAACGGGAAGACGGCTTCCTTGACGGCGATATGCTTGAACTTCTTTTCCACCAGGCCAAAGCTGGCAAGGCTCTCGCCGGCCATGATGCGGCTGGCGATCTTGGCGATCGGTTCGCCGATCACCTTGGCCACGAAGGGCACGGTACGGCTGGCGCGTGGATTGACCTCGAGCAGGTAGATGATGCCGTCCTTGAGCGCATATTGCACGTTCATCAGGCCGCCGACCTTGAGGGCAAACGCGAGCTCGGCGGTCTGGCGCTTGAGCTCGGTGATGACCTCGGGGCTCAGATTTTGCGGCGGCAGCGAGCAGGCGCTGTCGCCCGAGTGGATACCGGCCTCTTCGATGTGCTCCATGATGCCGGCGACGAAGACGTCCTTGCCGTCGCACAGGCAGTCAACGTCGATTTCGGTGGCGCCGGAAAGATAGGCGTCGAACAGCAGCGGGTTGTCGGAGAGCACCGAGTTGATCTGGCCGGTCTTGTCATTGGGATAGCGCAGCATGATGTGCGGCGGCACGAGGCCCGTCAGGGTATCCTGCACATAGCGCTCGAACTCGTTGGACGAGTGCACTATGGCCATGGCCCGGCCGCCCAGCACGTAGGAGGGGCGGATGACCAGCGGATAGCCGAGGCGTTCGGCCACGATGCGCGCCTGTTCGAGGCTATAGGCAATGCCGTTCTTGGGCTGGGTCAGCTCCAGCCGGTTGAGCAGTTTGGAGAACTGGTCGCGGTCTTCGGCCAGATCGATGGAGTCGGGCTGGGTGCCCAGGATCGGCACGCCGGCCTTCTGCACGGCCTCGGCCAGGTTGAGCGGGGTCTGGCCGCCAAACTGGACGATCACGCCATGCAGCGTGCCGTTCTGCTTTTCGCGTTCGAGGATTTCGATGACGTCTTCTTCGGTCAGCGGCTCGAAATAGAGGCGATCGGAGGTGTCATAGTCGGTCGACACGGTTTCCGGATTGCAGTTGATCATGATGGTTTCGTAGCCGGCGTCCGCCAGGGCGAAGGCGGCATGGCAGCAGCAGTAATCGAACTCGATGCCCTGGCCGATGCGGTTCGGTCCGCCACCCAGGATGACCACCTTCTTGCGGTCCGATGGCCGCGATTCGTCGGCCACTGCGCCGGCAAAGGGCACTTCATAGGTCGAGTACATATAGGCCGTCGGCGAGGCGAATTCGGCCGCCGAGGTATCGATGCGCTTGAAGGCCGGCCGCACGTCGAGCGTATGGCGCAGCTTGCGTACGTCGGAGGCCTTGAGGTTGGCCAGCTGGGCCAGGCGCGGATCGGAAAAGCCCATGGCCTTGAGGGCGCGCAGATTGACGGCATCCTGGGGCAGGCCGAACTCACGGACCTTGGCTTCCATGTCGATGATGCCCTGCATCTGCTCGAGGAACCAGGGATCGATCTTGCAGGCCTCGTGAATGTCTTCCAGGCTCATGCCCAGGCGCATGGCCTCGGCCACGTGCAGCAGGCGATCTGGCGTCGGGGTGCCGAGCGCGGCCTTGATGGCGTTCTTGTCTTCGCCTTCGCCGAGGCCGGGAATGCCGATCTCGTTGAGGCCGGTGAGGCCGGTTTCGAGACTGCGCAGTGCCTTTTGCAGGCTTTCCTGGAAGGTACGGCCAATGGCCATGGCCTCGCCGACCGACTTCATCGAGGTGGTCAGGCGATTGTCGGCGCCGGGAAATTTCTCGAAGGCAAAGCGCGGGATCTTGACCACGACATAGTCGATGCTGGGCTCGAAGCTGGCCGGGGTCATGCCGCCGGTAATGTCATTGTCCAGCTCGTCGAGCGTGTAGCCAACGGCCAGGCGCGCCGCCACCTTGGCGATGGGGAAGCCGGTCGCTTTCGACGCTAGGGCGGAAGACCGCGAGACGCGCGGGTTCATTTCAATCACCACCATGCGGCCATCGGCCGGGTTGATGCCGAACTGCACGTTGGAGCCGCCGGTCTCGACGCCGATCTCGCGCAGCACAGCCAGGCTGGCGTCGCGCATGATCTGGTATTCCTTGTCGGTCAGCGTCAGGGCCGGCGCGACGGTGATGGAATCGCCGGTATGGACGCCCATGGGATCGATGTTTTCGATCGAGCAGACGATGATGCAGTTGTCCTTCTTGTCGCGGACAACCTCCATTTCGTACTCTTTCCAGCCGAGCACGCTTTCCTCGACCAGCACTTCATTGGTCGGGCTGGCATCGACGCCGCTCTCGACGATGGCGAGATATTCCTCGCGGTTATAGGCAATGCCGCCGCCGGTGCCGCCCAAGGTGAAGCTGGGGCGGATGATGCAGGGCAGGCCGATGACCTCAAGCGCCTGCAGCGCCTCAATGGTGTTATGCGCCAGCATGGAGCGCGGGGTTTCGAGCCCGATCTTCTTCATGGCGTCGCGGAACAACTCGCGGTCTTCGGCCTTGTCGATGGAATCGGCGGTGGCGCCGATCATCTCGACATTGTATTTTTCGAGGATGCCCATCTTGCGCAGGCTGAGCGCGCAGTTCAGCGCGGTCTGGCCGCCCATGGTCGGCAGCAGCGCGTCGGGACGCTCCTTTTCGATGATCTTGGCCACCACTTCAGGGGTGATGGGTTCCATATAGGTGGCGTCGGCCAGGTCAGGATCGGTCATGATCGTGGCCGGGTTCGAGTTGACCAGGATGATCCGGTAACCCTCTTCCTTGAGCGCCTTGCAGGCCTGGGTGCCGGAATAATCGAACTCGCAAGCCTGTCCGATAATGATCGGACCCGCACCGATGATGAGGATCGATTTGATGTCGGTACGTTTTGGCATGGGTCTCGCTCGGCTCTAGGACGCAGGGGCCGGGCGGGAAAGAATCACCCGGCGCTCAGGCCACCCGCACCACACGCGCACGACAACTGGGCGTTGCGGCGCTTGGGGAAGGCTTGGTCGGGGTGGTTAAGTGGGCTGTCTAATGGAGAAGGGCGGGAAAGGGAAGGGGTGGAACCGATTGATGTTGTTCCGTCCACCGGCACCGGGGCCGTAAGGAGACGGCTGCCGCCTCCGTATGGGACATTAGCACGCCATTCATCATGGTGACGTTCAGGGCTTGGGCTCAAGATATCGTAAGCCATTTCAGCCGATAGTGCGAGCAATGCAGATTGTTGTGCGGCCTCCGGTCGCCGACCGGGACCGAAGACCAGTGACTGGATGATCAAGACGCCACAAAAAGGCAAGACCATTGCTGTCGAAGCGACCCATCGCCCCATCGCGGCGGGCGCCGGATCGCCGCGGCTGGCGCGCCGGTGGTGGAACTCGCTGCTGGGCAAGATCACCACAATTCTGCTGGTCGGGGTGTTCTTCGCCTATGGATTGGGCGCGCTGGTGGGTTGGCTCATGTTCACCAGCGCGGCGCAGGAGAGCTGGCGGGCACAGGCCAGGACCAATACCCAGATCGCCAGCGCCGCGCTGCGCAGCATCTATACCTATATCGCGGTGGACTCCGACGCCAATGGGCAGGTCAACCGCATCGTGACGGATCGGCCGGTCGGCGACGATGCATCGGTGCTCTATACCGGATTCAACCCTGGCGACGTGCTGGCAATGATCGGCGCACAGACCAAGAATGAGGCGTGGATATTTGGTTTCGATCCGGCCAGCGGCACGTTCGACAGTATCGCATCGACGTATCTGGGTGCCGAGGAACAGCCGGATTTGCTGGCGGACGATGCCCCTCTGTTCAGTATCGAAGGAAAGCAGGGCCAGTTCGCGACCGGGCTGACCTATCTGCAGGGCGAATGGCATTATGTCGGCCTGCTGCCTATCGTCAGGCCGGACGGGACGGTGCTGGGCGCCGTGGTGACCAGCATTGGTCGCGAGCCCGACCTCATGCGGGCCCAGGGCGAGCTGGTGCGCAATTCGCTGATCGTGCTGATCCTGGTGCTCGGTCTGACCAGCACCATCGGCGTGCTGGTGGCCCGCCGCCTGTTCATGCCAGTGCCGGCGCTGATCGGCGCCACGCTGCGCATCGCCGGTGAACAGACCGACATGACGACGCCCTTCCAGCATCGCACTGACGAAATCGGCGAGCTGGCCGTGGCGATTGAAACGCTGCGCGAAGCCATGGTCGAACGCGGTCACCTGCGTGACATTCGGGACATGGCCGTTGATCTGGCGCATATGGCGCATCACGATCCGTTGACGGGCCTGCCGAACCGGGTCCTGCTCATGCATACGCTGGAAGAAGCCGTCACCGGCCTGGGCGCGGGCAAGCGGTTCAATGTGCTGATGCTGGATCTCGATCGCTTCAAGTCCATCAACGATACGATGGGACATGCGAGCGGCGACAACCTGCTGGTGGCGATAGCTGACCGCCTGGTGGCGGTGCTGGCGACGGGTGATCTGGTGGCGCGGCTGGGTGGCGACGAATTTGCCATTATCCAGCAGGTTGAACGCAACCCCGCGCTGGAGGCCCGCCGGCTCGCCACGCGGCTGCTGGACGCGGTGTCGTCAGGCATTGCCCTTGATGGCCAGGAACTCGTGGTGGGCACCAGTATCGGCATTGCCTGTGCGCCGCTGCATGGCGACGCGGCCACCGAACTGCTGAAAAAGGCGGATCTGGCGCTCTATCGCTCCAAGGCCTCCGGTCGGGGACTGTTCAGCTTCTTCCAGAATGGCATGGACATGGCGGTGCAGGATCAGCACGCGCTTGAGCTCGACCTGCGGCTGGCGCTGCAGCGGGACGAGTTCGAAGTGCACTATCAGCCCATTGTCAGCCTGAAGACGATGACCACCTGCGGTTTTGAAGCGCTCGTGCGCTGGCGCCATCCGCAGCGCGGCATGGTGCCGCCCGACCAGTTCATTCCGCTGGCCGAAGAAACCGGCATGATCGTGCCGCTTGGCCAGTGGATCCTGGACCGGGCCTGCCGCGACGCTGCCACCTGGCCCGACCACTATCGGCTGGCGGTCAACCTGTCGCCGGTGCAGATCCAGAAAGCGGGGCTGGCCGAGGCCATCGCGCGGACCCTGCAGCGGTCCGGCCTACCGCCCGGGCGGCTTGAACTGGAAGTGACGGAAACCGTGGTGCTGGCGGGCGCTGAGAGTATCGACATGCTGTGCTCACTGCAGGCCACGGGGATCGGCATCGTGCTCGACGATTTGGGCACCGGGTATGCGTCGCTGAGCAATCTGGTCAGCCTGCCATTCAGCAAGATCAAGATCGACCGCAGCTTCGTGGCCAATCTGGCCGGCCTGCAGAATTGCCGCGCCATTGTCGCCGCCATTACCGGGCTGGCGCACGGACTGCACATGGATGTCACGGCAGAGGGCGTGGAGACCCAGGAGCAGCTGGCGATCCTGCAGGCGGCCGGCTGCACCAATGTGCAGGGTTTCTATTTCTCGCGACCATTGCCTGCGGCAGAGCTGGCGCTGGATGACGTTTCCACGATGCCGGTGCGCGGGTTGAAGGCAAGACGAACCCGGGGCGCGGTATGAGTCTTGATCCGGTGCGACGGGGGCAGGTTGGCGATGTCGACGATAGTGTTGGAGGTATAGGATGAGACAGCTAGCCCAGGCCCTGCTGCTGGCTATGGCCATGGCCATGACCTTGCCGGTTGCGGCACAGCCAACCGTCTTGAGCGGCACCTTGGCCAAGATTGCCGACACGGGCGTCATCGCCATTGGCTATCGCCAGGGTGAACCGCCATTCTCCTTCGAGGATGCCGATGGCAGCGTCATCGGCTTTTCGATCGATCTGTGCCGGCGCATCGTCGACCGCATCCGCACCGAGCTTGATCGCGAGGACATCATTGTCACCTATGTCGTGGCGACGCCGGCGACCCGGTTCATCCTGGTCAAGACGGGTGCGATTGATCTGGAATGCGCGGCGACCACCAATAATGCCGAGCGCCGGGAGATGGTCGAATTCTCCTTTCCGCATTTTCTGACGGCGACGCATGTGATGACGCGTCGGGCAGACAATATCGAGAGCCTGCAGGACCTAGCTGGCCATACCGTCGCGGCTGCGTCGGGCACGGTCAATATCGAACAGCTCAATGCACTGAACCGGGAGCAGAACCTCAATATCGCAGTACTGCCGACCAAGAGCACCGCCGAAGCTTTCGATATGGTGGTCGCCGGCCGGGTATCGGCCTTCGTGACCGATGGTATTCTGCTGGCGGCCAAGATCGCAGAAATGCCCGATCCAACGCTGTATGCACTGTCCACCTACACACTCAGTCGCCCCGAGCCTTATGGGCTGCTGCTGCGGCGGGACGATGCGGCATTCAAGAGCCTGGTCAATGACTCCCTGCGCGCCTTCTATGGCAGCGGCGACATCAACGCGCTCTATGCCAAGTGGTTTACCGCACCGATCCCGCCCAGTGGCATCAATCTCAACCTGCCCATGTCGGACGACATGGCCGAGGCCTTCCGTGAGCCTGTGGAGTATTTGCAGTAATGACCCTGTCCTGGATCAAAACTGTCCTGGTAGCTGGCCTGCTCCTGACGTCCGCAGTGTCGGCTCGTGCCCAGGCGCCGGAATCGACTTTGGCC
This sequence is a window from Devosia beringensis. Protein-coding genes within it:
- a CDS encoding putative bifunctional diguanylate cyclase/phosphodiesterase — translated: MIKTPQKGKTIAVEATHRPIAAGAGSPRLARRWWNSLLGKITTILLVGVFFAYGLGALVGWLMFTSAAQESWRAQARTNTQIASAALRSIYTYIAVDSDANGQVNRIVTDRPVGDDASVLYTGFNPGDVLAMIGAQTKNEAWIFGFDPASGTFDSIASTYLGAEEQPDLLADDAPLFSIEGKQGQFATGLTYLQGEWHYVGLLPIVRPDGTVLGAVVTSIGREPDLMRAQGELVRNSLIVLILVLGLTSTIGVLVARRLFMPVPALIGATLRIAGEQTDMTTPFQHRTDEIGELAVAIETLREAMVERGHLRDIRDMAVDLAHMAHHDPLTGLPNRVLLMHTLEEAVTGLGAGKRFNVLMLDLDRFKSINDTMGHASGDNLLVAIADRLVAVLATGDLVARLGGDEFAIIQQVERNPALEARRLATRLLDAVSSGIALDGQELVVGTSIGIACAPLHGDAATELLKKADLALYRSKASGRGLFSFFQNGMDMAVQDQHALELDLRLALQRDEFEVHYQPIVSLKTMTTCGFEALVRWRHPQRGMVPPDQFIPLAEETGMIVPLGQWILDRACRDAATWPDHYRLAVNLSPVQIQKAGLAEAIARTLQRSGLPPGRLELEVTETVVLAGAESIDMLCSLQATGIGIVLDDLGTGYASLSNLVSLPFSKIKIDRSFVANLAGLQNCRAIVAAITGLAHGLHMDVTAEGVETQEQLAILQAAGCTNVQGFYFSRPLPAAELALDDVSTMPVRGLKARRTRGAV
- the ltaE gene encoding low-specificity L-threonine aldolase — its product is MNTLRHDFRSDTVTRPSAGMRQAMAEAEVGDDVFGDDPTVNRLEQRMAAMLGKDAAIYVSSGTLSNLLALMSHCGRGDEFIAGQHAHCYKYEAGGAAVLGSIQPQPIAHQPDGTMDLGDIEGAIKSGDSHFATTRVIALENTFGGKVLPISYMADVAEIAVRHGLGLHLDGARAFNACVALDADIKTFTAPFDSVSICLSKGLGAPIGSVLVGRQDLIDKARRHRKMLGGGLRQSGILAAAGLYALDHNIDRLGDDHRRARRLAEGLAVHPDLRVTMPDTNIVFVDMEAEIGQRFTDFLGSRGIGITGRYGQQRWVTHLDVDDSAVEGALAEVATFFANDPR
- the proC gene encoding pyrroline-5-carboxylate reductase is translated as MSQALGKIGPIMLVGAGKMGVALARGWLDAGLPPGNLVIVHPRPGEALLQLAEDFGLTLSSQASGLTPNVLVVGVKPQVMDGVLESLAPVIAPHTLVVSIAAGIDLARLAGKAGTQRVVRTMPNTPVQVRKGITGVVPGPDVTAEDRISIDALFAASGMVVWLDEEAQLDALTAVSGSGPAYVFHMVEALAAAGKRQGLPDAVAEQLARGTIIGAAALMDAGNIAPSVLRENVTSPKGATAAGLAVLMGEPGLTDLMDRTVSATRKRTEELGRI
- a CDS encoding amino acid ABC transporter substrate-binding protein yields the protein MAMAMTLPVAAQPTVLSGTLAKIADTGVIAIGYRQGEPPFSFEDADGSVIGFSIDLCRRIVDRIRTELDREDIIVTYVVATPATRFILVKTGAIDLECAATTNNAERREMVEFSFPHFLTATHVMTRRADNIESLQDLAGHTVAAASGTVNIEQLNALNREQNLNIAVLPTKSTAEAFDMVVAGRVSAFVTDGILLAAKIAEMPDPTLYALSTYTLSRPEPYGLLLRRDDAAFKSLVNDSLRAFYGSGDINALYAKWFTAPIPPSGINLNLPMSDDMAEAFREPVEYLQ
- the carB gene encoding carbamoyl-phosphate synthase large subunit — translated: MPKRTDIKSILIIGAGPIIIGQACEFDYSGTQACKALKEEGYRIILVNSNPATIMTDPDLADATYMEPITPEVVAKIIEKERPDALLPTMGGQTALNCALSLRKMGILEKYNVEMIGATADSIDKAEDRELFRDAMKKIGLETPRSMLAHNTIEALQALEVIGLPCIIRPSFTLGGTGGGIAYNREEYLAIVESGVDASPTNEVLVEESVLGWKEYEMEVVRDKKDNCIIVCSIENIDPMGVHTGDSITVAPALTLTDKEYQIMRDASLAVLREIGVETGGSNVQFGINPADGRMVVIEMNPRVSRSSALASKATGFPIAKVAARLAVGYTLDELDNDITGGMTPASFEPSIDYVVVKIPRFAFEKFPGADNRLTTSMKSVGEAMAIGRTFQESLQKALRSLETGLTGLNEIGIPGLGEGEDKNAIKAALGTPTPDRLLHVAEAMRLGMSLEDIHEACKIDPWFLEQMQGIIDMEAKVREFGLPQDAVNLRALKAMGFSDPRLAQLANLKASDVRKLRHTLDVRPAFKRIDTSAAEFASPTAYMYSTYEVPFAGAVADESRPSDRKKVVILGGGPNRIGQGIEFDYCCCHAAFALADAGYETIMINCNPETVSTDYDTSDRLYFEPLTEEDVIEILEREKQNGTLHGVIVQFGGQTPLNLAEAVQKAGVPILGTQPDSIDLAEDRDQFSKLLNRLELTQPKNGIAYSLEQARIVAERLGYPLVIRPSYVLGGRAMAIVHSSNEFERYVQDTLTGLVPPHIMLRYPNDKTGQINSVLSDNPLLFDAYLSGATEIDVDCLCDGKDVFVAGIMEHIEEAGIHSGDSACSLPPQNLSPEVITELKRQTAELAFALKVGGLMNVQYALKDGIIYLLEVNPRASRTVPFVAKVIGEPIAKIASRIMAGESLASFGLVEKKFKHIAVKEAVFPFNRFPGVDTVLGPEMKSTGEVIGLDVDFAMAFAKSQIGAGSKVPTSGAVFISVRDQDKQYIVDMARHLVEGGFTILATGGTQRYLVDNGIAATKINKVLEGRPHIVDSMKNGGVQLVINTTDGMKSISDSRDIRRTALFGKIPYYTTIDGALAAVEGIVALQKGNLTVRSLQSYFAD
- a CDS encoding cold-shock protein, which produces MATGTVKWFNGQKGYGFIQPDEGGADVFVHISAVQRSGLNGLDEGQKVNYEIVKDKRTGKSAADELTSA
- a CDS encoding methyltransferase — encoded protein: MTGHLIEIIVLTKTSYTSGDVIADRRADYARSLARDGEFAAAADLMSQALELVPDWAAGWDLLGDYHDRQGDVAGAISAWRHLEALDDAGVFGARLKLAVHGAGPAGEGTAVSYVEALFDQYAPKFENSLVGRLGYRVPEMLDDLVAAEMARLGIDRFARGLDLGCGTGLMGERLRGKVGHLEGIDISAAMIAETARKGIYDRLDKAELVAALSARRADADLVTAADVFIYCGALQPVLAALVPALMPGGLVAFSLEAHEGEEAVFLRPSLRYAHGIKATRDAVVLSGLEILRFETVVLRLDRGAPINGILVVARKPPIDVSAANDGADAGGDVAA